CGCACCCTGGACCGTGGTCCGGGCCAACGACAAGCGCCGCGCGCGCCTCAACATCATCCGGCATATTCTGTTGACGATTGATTATGACGGCAAAGACAAGAAGGCGATTGGCGAAATCGACAACAAGATCCTCAGCTTCGGGGCCGATGACCTATAGGTGTCACGTTGATTACTGGCCTGGAAGCACCCGGATCGAATAGACGACGATCGGCTGGCGAGAGCCCAGAATATCGCTGTTGATCAGGATGCGGCCCGGCTGGGTCGGGACGAGTGTCCTGTCAAAGGTCACACGGAACAGTGTGTCGGAACGTTCCTGCGTCGCCATCACCCGATGGCGGCTGCAATTCCCCAGACTTGAGAAATCACACCGTACAGCGAGCTGCACCGATTGGTCGGCCCCTGCCTGCAGGGTCAGCGCGATTGTCGATGTCTTGCCTGCCAGTTCGCGCAGAACTTCGACCGGCACTTCGATCCCGACATCTCCTGCGGCATCCGGCGATGCCGACGTTATGCGCAAAGCCGGTCCATCGGCCATCGCGATGGTTTCTGCCTTGGCCTGCGCCCCGGGTGTCACCTTGCCCTTTCGCGCACTGCCGTAGATTTCAAGCCAATCTGCGGAAAACCCCTGCTTCGGATCCATGGCGTTGGATGGTGCGCCAGAGAAGTCTTCCTCCCGGACGGATGCTGGAGGATTGGGTACGCTTGTGTCGCGCTCGGCCGCCGTCATGAACAGCCCCGCCGTATAGGCCCACCAGATCCCCATCCCGAGGAATGTAAAGAAGATGAGATAGATGAAAAGGCGAGAGATCAGCCCCCGCTTGCGGCGCTTGCGCTTTTCTCCCGGAATGAGGGGCGCAGTGTCTGAGACAGGCGCCGCCGACGCAGCGGGTCGGCGTTTACGCTTGAACAAGCCCCGCTTCTGTTGCTGGGGCGCGGCAACAGAAGGGTTGGGCGCGAGCCTGTCCTGGCTCGGTTCCGCGCGCATTGCGGAGAGATCTGCTGTGGTCGTATCCGGAACCGAGGCCGCGGGCACCTGCTCTCGTGTCTGACCGCCAAGAGTGGTCGCTTCCGCCGCATTGGACGAAGGCATCGGGGCGCCCGGCGCGATATCGAGATCAGGTTCGGCCAAGAGATCGGGAATTGCTTGCGCACTCCGTGCCTCTTCCTCGCTTTCGATCTGGAGGATCAGTTCCTCAAGCCGCGCCTGCTGAGCAATGATAACTTCGGGATCGGTGATATCCTGCTTCTTGAGGCCAGCATCAAGCGCCTGCCGGGCAGATTGATAAATGCGTGCACGAGTACTGGGATCGTTGCGATCTGAGCGCGAGAGCGCATTCCGGATTGCCGTTTCCAAACCGCTCACGAAATTTCCTTCTTATGTATCGCACTGGCTTTGCTTTACCTTTCGGTAACCTCTTGCCGCGGGAACTGCAAGCGTTGCCCACCATTCGGATGGTGACAGAGGGCGAGAGCTCCTGCCAGATGATGACGCCACGGCGAAAAAGATGCCAGATGATGCTTGAAATCTGTTTTCATTCGCTGTATCAGCCCCCTCACACAGCGAACGGACAGTTCGCCGGGCCGCTTTAGCTCAGTCGGTAGAGCACGTCATTCGTAATGACGGGGTCACGTGTTCGAGTCACGTAAGCGGCACCATTCACTCTTCCTTTCAAGAACCATACACCTGCACGGAAATGTGATCGGCGTTGATCTCACCACGGTTCTTACAATTTCAGGCTGAGAAGCCCTAAATTACCCGTTATGAATACAAACAATGCACAGCAAGGGCTTGCATTCCAAGTCAAAAGAGCCTTGGCTAGCTGAAAGTTCATTCTTTTCCTTCATCGTGTTTTTGTGATGGTGGAAATCGACAGGGTTCATGAAGGACGACGTGTTTCAGGTAAAGTTCTGGGGAACGCGCGGCAGCGTTCCGGTCTCAGGACCAGACTTCATCCATTATGGGGGAAATACAGCCTGCGTGGAGGTCCGCTGCGGGACACACAGGCTGCTCTTCGATGCGGGCTCGGGCATCCGCGAGGCGGGCCTCGATATGCTCGCCGAGAGCACGCCAGAGGTCGATCTGTTCTTTACGCATGTTCACTATGATCACATTATCGGGCTGCCGTTCTTCAAGCCGATGTACGTACCAAGCACTGTCGTCAACATGTGGTCCGGACATCTGCACGGCGTGATGACGACGGAGGAGATGATCGAGCAATTCATCAGCCCTCCCTTTTTCCCAATCAAGCTGGATATCTGCAAGGCTTCCTTATCATTCAGGGATTTCAAACCTGGAGACATCCTGACGCCTCGCCCAGGCATCACGCTGAAGACCTTCTCCCTAAACCACCCCGGCGGTTGCGTCGGCTATCGCGTGGAATGGGAAGGCCGCTCCGTTGCTCTGGTGTTTGATCTGGAGCATGTTCCGGGCAAGCTGGATCCCGTGGCTCTCGAAATGATGCAAGGGGCTGACCTCGCAATCTATGATTCGGCATTTACCGATGCGGAAATGCAGCGTTATTGCGGCTTTGGCCATTCCAGCTGGGAGCAGGCGGTCAAGCTGGCGGATATGGCCAAGACGAAAAAACTCGCTCTTTTCCACCATGCACCATCACGCACGGACAATGAAATGGCGCTGATGGAACGCCTGGCGCAGGAACACTTCGCCGACACCTTCGCTGCCCGCGATGGAATGGTCGTCTCGCTTTAATCCTGCCACCCTTTCGACCGAATCGCCGAAGACAAGCAAAACCCATTGATGTGGTCGCAGGCCCGGACGTTTACACCGGACCGCAAAGCTGCCATTTCTGCATCAAGTATGGACCAACGAGTCGAGGATGCATGGCCGCTGGGGCGATACGATCAGTAGTGACGGAGCAGCAGTTGCGGCGCGCACGGCTCCTGTCAGGCCTGATCATCTTCACCTTCCTCGCAATGCATATGACCAACCATGTGTTCGGCCTCATCTCGGTTGAGATGGCAGACTACGCCCGACGCTGGTTCTTGCCGATCTGGCGCAACAAGATCGGCTCGACCCTGCTCTACGGTTCCTTCATCGTCCACATCATTCTCGTACTCGGCTCGCTTTACATGCGCCGCAGCCTTGCCATGCCATGGTCGGAAGCCGCGCAGATCACGCTTGGTCTTCTGGTGCCGGTTCTCCTGATCGATCATATTGTTGCAACCCGCCTCTCGTCCTCCCTGTTCTATTTGCGCGACAGCTATGAGACGGTCGTCCATACCCTGTGGAGCAAGTCTCCGTTCAACGGTGCAAAGCAATCTCTCGCGCTGGTCGTCATCTGGCTGCATGGCTGTATCGGCATCCATTTCTGGCTGAGATACCGCCCCTGGTATTCCGCCATCTGGCCGGGCGTGCTGACGATCGGCATTCTTCTGCCGACGCTCTCGCTGCTGGGCTTCGTGCAGATGGGGCGGACCATGGCAACGCCTGTCTATCTGCTCAGCGGCTATCCCGGCGGATATTACGACCCGACGTCACTCTCGGCGGATGCCAATGCCACCCTGATGCGGATCCGTATCACAATGCACGGAACCTTTCTGGCAGCGGTGCTTTGCGTCTTTACGCTCCGCGCTGTGCGCTGGCTGAGAGAGCGGGCTCACCTCATTACCATCCGGTATCCGGGCGGCGAGGCCATCAGTGTCCCTCGAGGATACACCGTTCTGGAGGCAAGCCGAATGGCAGGCCGTCCTCACTATGCAGTGTGCGGGGGTAAGGGTCGCTGTTCGACATGTCGCGTTCAGGTCATCGAAGGAGAGGATAATCTTCCAGCCTGCGATGCACAGGAGGAACGGACCCTTTCGCGCATCAAGGCCGGCAAGGGCGTACGCCTTGCCTGTCAACTGCGCCCGACGGGACCCGTTACCGTAACCCCCTTGCTCATGGCCAAGACGCCATCGGATGAAGCGCCGGACAGCTATGAGGCCATTCCCGGACGCGAGCGTGAAATCGCGGTTCTCTTTTGCGATATCCGCAACTTCACGACCCTGACCGAAAGCCGGCTGCCGTTCGATATCGTTTTTCTCCTGAACCGCTATTTCAACGTTGTCGGGCAGGCCGTGGAACAGGCGGGCGGCCGCATGGACAAGTTCATCGGCGATGGGGCCATGGCGCTGTTCGGCATAACCGGTTCCGAAGAGCTTGCCTGTCGACAGGCGCTGGACGCCGCGCGCCGCATCATCGAGGGGATCGAAAACCTGAACGAGCAGCTTTCGGGAGAGCTTCCTGACCCGCTTCGTATCGCGATCGGCATTCATACGGGTCCGGCTGTGGTCGGAACACTGGGTTACGGCAATGCACGTACGCTGACAGCCATCGGTGATACGGTGAATGTTGCGAGCCGTCTGGAAGCCGTTGCCAAGGATCTGGACACGAAGCTCGTAATGTCCGCTCCCGTAGCGGATCTGGCGGGTCTCGACTTCTCCTCCATCCCCAGTCGCGAGATCAGCGTTCGCGGAAGAACCGAACCGCTCAAGGTCTATGTGTTTGAAAAGGGCGTCCGGAAGGCGCTTGAGGGCCTCGATCTGGATCCGGGCTCAGCGTAATGAACAAGAGAATGCGCGTGCGCCCACCAAGGGTTCATGTTAGCCTCTTGCCATGCAATCCGAGAGCAACGCTTTTTTCTATTCCGCCCTTCCCGTTCTGACGCGGTTCGAAGGTGTGACGGATGCGGAAAATTATACCCCTCTTCCGGGAGACTGGTTCCTGGCGCTTGCCGATATCGTCGGTTCGACAGGTGCGATTGCCGAGGGACGATACAAGGACGTGAACATGGCGGGCGCCAGCGTCATATCCGCAATCCTCAACGTGTTGGACGAGACGGATTACCCGTTTGTCTTCGGCGGAGACGGCGCCCTTGTCGCCATTCCGCCCACAAAGCGATTGGATGCACGTCAGGCGCTTTCTTCGGTTTGTCGTTGGGTCAAGGAAGAATTGCGCCTTGATATGCGCGTTGCTCTCGTTCCAATGACAGACGTGCGCAAGGCCGGACGCGATGTGGGCGTTGCGCGGTTTGCTGCAAGTTCCTCGGTATCTTACGCCATGTTCAATGGCGGCGGCGCCAGCTGGGCCGAACAGCAAATGAAGGCAGGGCACTTTCTCATTGAGGAAGAGAACGCCGCTCAACCGGATCTTACAGGCCTTTCCTGCCGCTGGGACTCGATCCCGAGCCAGCGGGGTCAGATCGTCTCACTCATCGTCAGCCCGATGTCGCTGTCGACGATGAATGAGTTTCGGGATCTGATGGTCAGACTGATAGCGATCACCAGCCAATCCTCCCGGGACAGCCATCCCGTGCCGGAAAAGGGCCCGCCCCTGCGCTACAATGAGCAAAGCATTGAGCGGGAAGCCCACGCGACGGCAACACCGGACAAGAGAGGCGCGCGAAAATGGGCGATCCGAATGCAGATCTGGCTGACGATCCTGCTCTATCGCTTCAACCTGTCACTGGGGCGCTTTAATGCGCGTCAGTATGCTCGAGAGGTTGCCCAGAATTCGGACTTCCGCAAGTTTGACGACGGCCTCAAGATGACGCTCGACGTGGATGCCGATCAGCTTGCGCAGATTCGGTCCATGCTGGAGACCGGGAAGGGTAATGGCATCTGTGACTACGGGCTGCACAGTCAGGACAGCGCGCTGATGACCTGCCTCGTGTTCAATCCGCTTTCCCACAATCATGTGCATTTTATCGACGGCGCAAGCGGCGGATATGCCCTGGCAGCCAGCCAATTGGTGAACAGGCCCAAACCGACGAGCCCGTAAATATCGATCACGTTTGTCGCTCGACCGACGGAAAGTGAAACGGCCATCGTAAAATTTCCGGAGAGCGGGCTTGTTTGAGGAATGGTCCATACCAATCTGAAGAACGTATTCGGCTGTACTCATATTAAGCTACTCCGAGCCAATGTGGTCCCGGACCTTCGGGGTTGCATCACCGACGCGGCAGTGCCTCAAAAGCGGGCACAGATCTCTTCAAGGCATTGCTATGACGACAGCTCCTGTTTCCTCGATCTTCATGGACAAGGTTGCCGACTGGTTGACTCGAACGGCTCTTTCCGGGGCCTCTCTCGAGCAGATTGTCCGCGGCTTCTGCGAGCGCATTGCTGCGGCGGGGCTGCCCGTCATTCGCGTACATCTTTCGTTTGCGATGCTGCATCCCCTTTACGATGCGCTCGGCTTTACCTGGCGACAGCAAAGCGGTTTGGAAATCGAGGGATACCGCCACGACAATGGCAACAACGACGTTTTCCTGAAAAGCCCGTACTTCCAGCTCCTGAGCAATGGACTGGACTATCTGCGCCGCAAGATCCCGGCTGACGGTCCGGTGGAATTTCCGGTCTTCGAGGACCTGCGGCGTGAAAATGTCACGGACTATATCGCCTTCATGCAGCCTTTCGGTGATGATTCGGTGCAGGGCATGATGGGCTCCTGGTCGACAGACGCGCCCGGGGGGTTCACCGAGGAAATGGTCGGCGCCCTTATGCGGCTTCAAAACCACCTGGCGGTTGCCGCCAAGATGGCAGTGTTGGACAAGCTCGCCAGCAACATGCTGACCACCTATCTGGGCATGGATGCCGGGCAGCGGGTTCTGAAAGGGCAGGTTCGCCGCGGCGATGGTGAAACGATCCGGGCCGCGCTTGTGATGGGCGACATGCGAGAATCGACATCGCTTGCGGACAAGGAAAGCCGTCAGGATTACATCGACACGCTGAACGCCTTTTTTGATGCTTTGGCAGCACCCTTCAATCGCAATGGCGGCCAGATCCTGAGCTTCCTTGGCGATGGTTTCCTTGCGGTCTATCCCTGTGACAGACATCGCGAACCATCCCGCGAGGCAGCGCAGGCGGCCATGTCCGCGGTCAGGCAGGCGCAGATCCGGATGGAGGATCTCAATGCCGAGCGTCGAAAGACAGGCCTCCACCCGATTTCATTCGGCCTTGGCCTTCACATCGGCAATGTCATGTTCGGCAATGTGGGTCTTCGCGACCGCTTGACGTTTTCCGCCTTCGGCTCTGCCGTCAACGAAGTCGTCCGCCTTCAGGAACTGACGAAGAAGCATGAGTGCGATGTGATCGCCAGCGAAGCCTTTGCGGATTACTGCGAGGGTGAGTGGATCAATCTTGGAGACCGCAAGCTGCGCGGCGTGCGCCAGAAAGTGACGATCATGAAGCCAGCGCCTGCAACAGAGGCCTTGAGACGGGATGATGTGGTCGCCGACCTTCGGCATCAGGCACTTTCCGAAGCCGAACGGCTTATCCTGCTGCACCGCGACGCGGCGGCGGGCAAGCCGGACAAGCGAGCCCCGCGCCTCCTCGACAAGTTTCTGCAATAGGCCTGCGGTCACGTTTTGAACATCTGCTTGTTCGTCTGCCCTTGGAAGGCGCCACAAAACTGCTAGTTTCTCCAGACGGCTGGCTTATATCCGCGCAAGGCCGATGTGATGGAGCGACGATGAAGCAGGTCACCTGTCGATGAGGATGGAAAAGGGACTGGCGCGGTACATCTGGCGCAACACCTCCCGGCAGCAATTGTGGATTCTTGCGATCGTTGCCCTGTCGATGATCCCTTACTTCCTGTCTTTCGACCTGCCAAAGCAGATCGTCAACGGACCGATCCAGGGCCAGGGTTTCGAGGATGTCGATGCCACCCGTACGTTCATGGAACTGTCTCCGACGCTTCCGCTGATCGGAGAAGTTCACCTGTTCGGCGGTTTCGAGCTTGACCGGCTACAGACTCTCCTCGCACT
The window above is part of the Rhizobium rhizoryzae genome. Proteins encoded here:
- a CDS encoding adenylate/guanylate cyclase domain-containing protein; the encoded protein is MAMTTAPVSSIFMDKVADWLTRTALSGASLEQIVRGFCERIAAAGLPVIRVHLSFAMLHPLYDALGFTWRQQSGLEIEGYRHDNGNNDVFLKSPYFQLLSNGLDYLRRKIPADGPVEFPVFEDLRRENVTDYIAFMQPFGDDSVQGMMGSWSTDAPGGFTEEMVGALMRLQNHLAVAAKMAVLDKLASNMLTTYLGMDAGQRVLKGQVRRGDGETIRAALVMGDMRESTSLADKESRQDYIDTLNAFFDALAAPFNRNGGQILSFLGDGFLAVYPCDRHREPSREAAQAAMSAVRQAQIRMEDLNAERRKTGLHPISFGLGLHIGNVMFGNVGLRDRLTFSAFGSAVNEVVRLQELTKKHECDVIASEAFADYCEGEWINLGDRKLRGVRQKVTIMKPAPATEALRRDDVVADLRHQALSEAERLILLHRDAAAGKPDKRAPRLLDKFLQ
- a CDS encoding MBL fold metallo-hydrolase → MKDDVFQVKFWGTRGSVPVSGPDFIHYGGNTACVEVRCGTHRLLFDAGSGIREAGLDMLAESTPEVDLFFTHVHYDHIIGLPFFKPMYVPSTVVNMWSGHLHGVMTTEEMIEQFISPPFFPIKLDICKASLSFRDFKPGDILTPRPGITLKTFSLNHPGGCVGYRVEWEGRSVALVFDLEHVPGKLDPVALEMMQGADLAIYDSAFTDAEMQRYCGFGHSSWEQAVKLADMAKTKKLALFHHAPSRTDNEMALMERLAQEHFADTFAARDGMVVSL
- a CDS encoding DUF3095 domain-containing protein, which gives rise to MQSESNAFFYSALPVLTRFEGVTDAENYTPLPGDWFLALADIVGSTGAIAEGRYKDVNMAGASVISAILNVLDETDYPFVFGGDGALVAIPPTKRLDARQALSSVCRWVKEELRLDMRVALVPMTDVRKAGRDVGVARFAASSSVSYAMFNGGGASWAEQQMKAGHFLIEEENAAQPDLTGLSCRWDSIPSQRGQIVSLIVSPMSLSTMNEFRDLMVRLIAITSQSSRDSHPVPEKGPPLRYNEQSIEREAHATATPDKRGARKWAIRMQIWLTILLYRFNLSLGRFNARQYAREVAQNSDFRKFDDGLKMTLDVDADQLAQIRSMLETGKGNGICDYGLHSQDSALMTCLVFNPLSHNHVHFIDGASGGYALAASQLVNRPKPTSP
- a CDS encoding adenylate/guanylate cyclase domain-containing protein; translated protein: MAAGAIRSVVTEQQLRRARLLSGLIIFTFLAMHMTNHVFGLISVEMADYARRWFLPIWRNKIGSTLLYGSFIVHIILVLGSLYMRRSLAMPWSEAAQITLGLLVPVLLIDHIVATRLSSSLFYLRDSYETVVHTLWSKSPFNGAKQSLALVVIWLHGCIGIHFWLRYRPWYSAIWPGVLTIGILLPTLSLLGFVQMGRTMATPVYLLSGYPGGYYDPTSLSADANATLMRIRITMHGTFLAAVLCVFTLRAVRWLRERAHLITIRYPGGEAISVPRGYTVLEASRMAGRPHYAVCGGKGRCSTCRVQVIEGEDNLPACDAQEERTLSRIKAGKGVRLACQLRPTGPVTVTPLLMAKTPSDEAPDSYEAIPGREREIAVLFCDIRNFTTLTESRLPFDIVFLLNRYFNVVGQAVEQAGGRMDKFIGDGAMALFGITGSEELACRQALDAARRIIEGIENLNEQLSGELPDPLRIAIGIHTGPAVVGTLGYGNARTLTAIGDTVNVASRLEAVAKDLDTKLVMSAPVADLAGLDFSSIPSREISVRGRTEPLKVYVFEKGVRKALEGLDLDPGSA